ccatggggaagtcatgacatggagaggtgagggaggtacatgaattttgtctccgtaaatttggcacttgtggcatttcttggcatatttgatgcagtctccttccatggtagaccaataatatccaaatctcattaTTTGCCTTgccattgtgaaaccattggCGTGTGTTCCACAGACACCATTATGGACCTCTTCCAAAATTTGTTTGGCCTCAACAGAGTCCACGCATCTCAGTAGCACCTGATCTTTGCCCCTTTTATACAAGATCTCTCCATCCAAGACGTAGTCGCTAGCCAGCCTTCTCAACGTTCTCTTCTCATTCTCTGCTGCTTGGTCTGGGTATTCCTGGTTCTTCACGTATCGCAGCATATCTTGATACCAGGGATGattgtccttttcttcttctaCATCAATATTGCCACAGTGGGCAGGAgcctcataaatgctcatttggattggCTTCATATCTTCCTGTTTATTCACTTTGATCATAGTAGCCAATGTAGCcaaagcgtcggccatctgattttcCTCTCGTGGAAGGTAGCGGAAGGTGATATCATCAAACTCCTTAATTAGTTCCATAACTAATTTTCGATAATTGACCAATTTGGGATCTCTTGTCTGCCATTCCCCTTTGAGCTGATAGATTACCAGTGCAGAGTCTCCATACACCTCTAACACTTAAATCTTACGCTCTATGGCTGCCCGAAtccccatgatacatgcttcgtattcggccatattgtttgtacaatcaaaatccaatttgcaagtcactggataatgatctccgcttGGGGATACCAAGATTGCTCCGATTCCATTGCCTACAGCATTTGAAGCCCAGTcgaagtttaatttccaagcaTTGCCCTCTCGAGTATCCTCTTCAGTGGTTGCTACGTACACTgtatcttcatttgggaaatcgaagttcaaaggctcataatcctctagagctttactagctagaaaatctgctattgcacttccctttatagCCTTTTGACTCACGTAGAGTATGTCGAATTCGGAAAGTAAGAtctgccatcgggccattcttccattcaaagcagtcgactccatcatgtatttcagtgGGTCTAGTTTTGAGATTAGCCAAGTGGTATGATATAATATGTACTGCTttaatctccgagttgtccaaatcaggGCGCAACATAGCTTCTCGATTGGCGAATATCTTGTCTCGCATTCAttgaactttttgctgagatagtatatcgctctttcttttcttcctgactcatcatgctgGCCCAACACGCATCtcataaaattcttaaatatCGCTAAATACAATATC
The genomic region above belongs to Gossypium hirsutum isolate 1008001.06 chromosome D05, Gossypium_hirsutum_v2.1, whole genome shotgun sequence and contains:
- the LOC121217113 gene encoding uncharacterized protein, which encodes MELIKEFDDITFRYLPREENQMADALATLATMIKVNKQEDMKPIQMSIYEAPAHCGNIDVEEEKDNHPWYQDMLRYVKNQEYPDQAAENEKRTLRRLASDYVLDGEILYKRGKDQVLLRCVDSVEAKQILEEVHNGVCGTHANGPYVVKKSFSGGALILTEMDGKTLPNPVNSNSVKKYFA